Proteins encoded within one genomic window of Pongo pygmaeus isolate AG05252 chromosome 18, NHGRI_mPonPyg2-v2.0_pri, whole genome shotgun sequence:
- the ZNF597 gene encoding zinc finger protein 597 — MASMPPTPEAQGPILFEDLAVYFSQEECVTLHPAQRSLSKDATKECLEDVALMGEEGKPEINQQLSLDCMELDELALEKYPIAAPLVPYPEKSSEDGVGNPEAKILSGTPTYKRRVISLLVTIENHTPLVELSEYLGTNTLSEILDSPWEGAKNVYKCPECDQNFSDHSYLVLHQKIHSGEKKHKCGDCGKIFNHRANLRTHRRIHTGEKPYKCAKCSASFRQHSHLSRHMNSHVKEKPYTCSICGRGFMWLPGLAQHQKSHSAEKAYESTNCDKHFNEKPNLALAEETFVSGPQYQHTKCMKSFRQSLYPALSEKSHDEDSERCSDDGDNFFSFSKFKPLQCPDCDMTFPCFSELISHQNIHTEERPHKCKTCEESFALDSELAYHQKSHMVEQTFKCTVCGKTFKSNLHLITHKRTHIKNTT; from the exons GGACCAATACTCTTTGAGGATCTGGCTGTGTATTTTTCTCAAGAGGAGTGTGTGACtctgcaccctgcccagaggtCCCTCAGCAAAGATGctacaaaagagtgtttggaGGATGTGGCTTTGATGG GAGAGGAAGGCAAGCCTGAGATTAATCAGCAGTTAAGCCTAGACTGTATGGAACTTGACGAGCTTGCCTTAGAAAAGTACCCCATTGCTGCACCCCTTGTCCCTTACCCAGAAAAATCCTCTGAGGATGGAGTTGGAAACCCTGAAGCGAAAATATTAAGTGGAACTCCCACTTACAAGAGAAGGGTCATCAGCCTTTTAGTTACCATTGAAAACCACACCCCATTAGTAGAACTCTCTGAATATTTAGGAACCAACACACTTTCTGAAATTCTTGATTCTCCCTGGGAAGGAGCCAAAAATGTGTACAAATGTCCTGAGTGTGACCAAAACTTCAGCGATCATTCATACCTGGTTTTGCATCAGAAAATTCATTCAGGagagaaaaaacataaatgtGGTGACTGTGGAAAGATCTTCAATCATAGAGCCAACCTGAGGACACACAGGAGAATccatactggtgagaaaccttATAAGTGTGCCAAGTGCAGTGCCAGCTTTCGCCAGCACTCTCATCTGTCCCGACACATGAATAGCCACGTAAAGGAGAAGCCCTATACATGTAGCATATGTGGTAGAGGTTTTATGTGGCTCCCAGGATTGGCACAGCATCAGAAAAGCCACAGTGCCGAAAAAGCCTACGAATCTACTAACTGTGATAAACATTTTAATGAGAAACCAAATCTTGCTTTGGCTGAGGAAACATTCGTATCAGGCCCCCAGTACCAGCACACTAAGTGCATGAAGAGCTTCAGGCAGTCCTTATATCCTGCCCTTTCCGAGAAGAGCCACGACGAGGACTCTGAACGCTGCAGCGATGATGGGGACAATTTCTTCTCATTCTCAAAATTCAAGCCCTTACAGTGTCCTGACTGTGACATGACCTTTCCTTGTTTCTCTGAGCTTATTTCCCATCAGAACATTCATACAGAGGAAAGGCCCCATAAGTGCAAAACATGCGAGGAAAGTTTTGCTTTGGACTCAGAACTTGCATACCACCAGAAGAGCCACATGGTAGAGCAAACTTTTAAATGTACCGTGTGTGGGAAAACTTTCAAGTCAAATTTGCATCTCATTACTCATAAGCGAACTCACATAAAAAACACCACGTAA